The proteins below are encoded in one region of Brassica napus cultivar Da-Ae chromosome A6, Da-Ae, whole genome shotgun sequence:
- the LOC106442086 gene encoding uncharacterized protein LOC106442086: protein MDWSVKKIKSGSYVCWFGLKKKKKVNPDSPRAPLPPRPPNLQLLLQLLLHSPSPPLLHSSSTPPPLLSLSASRTLPDTMSNHVRDIPGSPKESYKMLYSYLYMLEQVNPGTKTCLKLDDRSKFEYLFIALGACIEGFAVMRKVIAVEGIRLKNGGVLVSRKLRILMVRVIHLRLQ from the exons ATGGATTGgtctgtaaaaaaaattaaaagtggtTCTTATGTTTGTTGGTTTggtctaaaaaaaaagaaaaaagtgaaTCCCGATTCTCCCCGAGCTCCCCTCCCCCCCAGACCACCCAACCTACAGCTCCTCCTGCAGCTCCTCCTCCACTCCCCCTCTCCACCCCTCCTCCACTCCTCCTCCACTCCTCCTccactcctctctctctcagctTCTCGAACGCTGCCG GACACAATGAGCAATCACGTCAGAGATATACCTGGTAGTCCGAAAGAGAGCTACAAGATGTTGTATAGCTATTTGTACATGTTAGAGCAAGTGAATCCGGGGACAAAAACCTGTTTGAAATTGGATGATAGAAGTAAATTTGAGTACCTTTTCATAGCTTTGGGAGCTTGCATTGAAGGGTTTGCAGTTATGAGGAAGGTGATAGCTGTGGAGGGGATACGTCTGAAGAACGGTGGTGTTTTAGTTTCGCGAAAGCTCAGGATCCTAATGGTCAGAGTTATCCACTTGCGTTTGCAGTAG